A single window of Solanum dulcamara chromosome 5, daSolDulc1.2, whole genome shotgun sequence DNA harbors:
- the LOC129890322 gene encoding uncharacterized protein LOC129890322, giving the protein MIHKQDIQREMKLVWSPDKASKAYLDTVKSCELLQESTEADLISAMAAGWDAQMIVETWSRGGATSTSIGLSNAIHQTGGRHTCIVPNEDSKTEYESSIMDKITGMSPEIVIGEPEETLETLTGIDFLVLDCEKNDFSRILKVVKLGNRGAVLVCKNVSSRAVSDFRWRSVLDGKSRIVRSVFLPVGKGLDIAHVGAAGAGKIGSGGRMERKWIRRFDRESGEEFVIRK; this is encoded by the exons atgattcataaACAAGATATTCAGAGAGAGATGAAGTTGGTTTGGTCTCCTGACAAAGCATCTAAAGCTTATCTTGATACTGTTAAATCG TGTGAGTTATTGCAAGAATCCACCGAAGCAGATTTAATCTCAGCCATGGCTGCAGGATGGGACGCGCAGATGATCGTAGAGACGTGGTCTCGAGGCGGGGCTACATCAACCAGCATTGGCCTCTCTAACGCAATTCATCAAACAGGTGGTAGGCATACTTGCATTGTCCCAAACGAAGATTCAAAAACAGAGTACGAATCATCAATTATGGATAAAATCACCGGAATGTCACCGGAAATTGTTATCGGTGAGCCGGAGGAAACATTAGAGACATTAACGGGGATCGATTTTTTGGTGTTGGATtgtgaaaaaaatgatttttcgAGGATATTGAAGGTGGTTAAATTAGGAAACAGGGGAGCAGTTTTGGTATGTAAAAATGTGAGTTCCAGAGCTGTTTCAGATTTCAGATGGAGGAGTGTTCTTGACGGAAAATCAAGAATCGTTCGGTCGGTTTTTTTACCGGTCGGAAAAGGATTGGATATTGCTCATGTAGGGGCTGCCGGAGCCGGAAAGATTGGTTCCGGTGGGAGGATGGAAAGGAAATGGATTAGAAGGTTTGATAGAGAATCTGGTGAGGAGTTTGTGATTCGGAAGTGA